One genomic window of Misgurnus anguillicaudatus chromosome 12, ASM2758022v2, whole genome shotgun sequence includes the following:
- the LOC129446242 gene encoding trace amine-associated receptor 13c-like, with product MYVFFSLLSVWTVFLNLLVIISISHFKKLHTPTNMLILSLAVSDLLVGLIGMPLEAIRLIEPCWYFGETICRLFILIVGLLTSTSLINLVLIAVDRYVAVCHPLLYPQKITTTRTIIIIFVSWFYSAAYNISVLITTSQRKYTCYGECVIIITFAWTIIDLFVSFLFPCTVIITLYLRIFYVAHQQVKVINSLMRSGKHLTEGSVRRKSESKAALTLGIIVTVYLFSWIPYYSLTLTPNTSMTSAIAYFILWMVYINSALNPLIYAIFYPWFRTSVKHILTCLVFVTSTTLYKLLVMHSLLDLGNAYGSILHRLVETSLDRHYFPNKIKNLILDYYNSFSLRVTSGA from the exons atgtatgtgtttttttcattgctgTCAGTATGGACCGTGTTTCTGAATCTGCTGGTGATCATCTCCATCTCTCACTTCAAGAAGCTTCACACTCCAACCAACATGCTCATTCtctctctggctgtgtctgACCTGCTCGTAGGACTTATTGGCATGCCCTTGGAGGCTATTAGGTTGATTGAACCATGTTGGTACTTTGGAGAAACAATCTGTAGACTGTTTATATTAATTGTAGGATTGCTCACCTCTACATCTCTgattaatttagttttaatagCTGTTGACCGTTATGTTGCTGTGTGTCACCCTTTACTGTACCCACAGAAAATAACAACAACTAGAACAATAATTATTATCTTTGTTTCCTGGTTTTACTCTGCAGCTTATAACATTTCAGTTCTTATAACTACCTCACAAAGAAAATACACATGTTATGGAGAATGTGTAATTATCATTACTTTTGCCTGGACAATCATTGACCTGTTTGTATCTTTCCTGTTTCCTTGTACCGTCATCATAACTTTATATTTGAGAATCTTCTATGTGGCACATCAGCAAGTGAAAGTTATAAACTCTCTGATGAGGAGTGGAAAACATCTAACAGAAGGTTCAGTGAGGAGGAAATCTGAGAGCAAAGCCGCTCTGACATTAGGAATCATTGTGACGGTTTATCTTTTTTCCTGGATTCCCTATTATAGTTTAACTCTAACACCAAACACAAGCATGACTTCTGCTATAGCCTATTTTATACTATGGATGGTGTATATTAATTCAGCTCTGAATCCTCTCATTTATGCTATATTTTACCCCTGGTTTAGAACGTCAGTTAAACACATCCTAAC ATGTCTGGTTTTTGTCACATCCACAACCCTTTATAAACTGTTGGTTATGCATTctct GCTTGACCTGGGCAATGCCTACGGGTCAATCCTGCATAGGCTGGTAGAAACCTCACTCGACCGACATTACTTTCCAAACAAGATCAAGAACCTCATACTGGACTATTACAACTCCTTCAGTTTGAGAGTCACCTCAGGAGCGTAA
- the LOC141368903 gene encoding trace amine-associated receptor 13c-like, with amino-acid sequence MGNETENQETQYCFPAINSSCIKTKRSTHEYNIMYVFFSLLSVWTVILNLLVLISIYHFKKLHTPTNMLILSLAVTDLLVGLIVMPLEAIRLIETCWYFGDTICRLFLIIMGLLLVTSLSNLVLIAVDRYVAVCHPLLYPQKITATRTIIIICVCWFYSAAYNISVLITTSQSKYTCYGECTFITTFAWRIVDVLLSFLFPCTIIITLYLRIFYVAHQQVKVINSLMRSGKHLTEGSVRRKSESKAALTLGIIVTVYLFCYIPFFILSLTPNTTMTSVIAYFMLWMLYINSGLNPLIYAIFYPWFRMSVKQMLNLSTIFKPA; translated from the coding sequence ATGGGCAATGAGACAGAAAACCAAGAGACACAATACTGCTTTCCTGCCATTAACTCATCATGCATCAAGACAAAACGCTCAACACATGAATACAATatcatgtatgtgtttttttcattgctgTCAGTATGGACTGTGATTCTGAATCTGCTGGTGCTCATCTCCATCTATCACTTCAAGAAGCTTCACACTCCAACCAACATGCTCATTCTCTCTCTGGCTGTCACCGACCTGCTTGTAGGACTTATTGTCATGCCCTTGGAGGCGATTAGGTTGATTGAAACATGTTGGTACTTTGGAGACACTATCTGTAGACTGTTTTTAATAATCATGGGATTGCTCCTCGTTACATCTTTgagtaatttagttttaataGCTGTTGACCGTTATGTGGCTGTGTGTCACCCTCTGCTGTACCCACAAAAAATAACAGCGACTAGaacaataattattatttgtgtttGCTGGTTTTATTCTGCAGCTTATAACATTTCAGTTCTTATAACTACCTCACAAAGTAAATACACTTGTTATGGAGAATGTACATTTATCACTACTTTCGCCTGGAGAATTGTTGACGTGCTCCTTTCTTTCCTGTTTCCTTGTACCATCATTATAACTTTATATTTGAGAATCTTCTATGTGGCACATCAGCAAGTGAAGGTTATAAACTCTCTGATGAGGAGTGGAAAACACCTAACAGAAGGTTCAGTGAGGAGGAAATCTGAGAGCAAAGCCGCTCTGACATTAGGAATCATTGTGACGGTTTATCTGTTTTGCtatattcctttttttattttatctctaACACCAAACACAACCATGACTTCTGTTATAGcctattttatgttatggatgTTGTATATTAATTCAGGTCTGAATCCTCTCATCTATGCTATATTTTACCCCTGGTTTAGAATGTCAGTTAAACAAATGCTAAATCTATCCACAATATTTAAACCAGCATAA